A part of Chanodichthys erythropterus isolate Z2021 chromosome 4, ASM2448905v1, whole genome shotgun sequence genomic DNA contains:
- the LOC137018564 gene encoding trace amine-associated receptor 4-like yields MTSNETDIYSENVFLCYPLLPDSCPRAHRLTVLKVAMYAFMVLMILVTVFGNLLIVISISHFKQLQSPTHMIVQSLAACDCLLGSLVMPYSMVRSVEGCWYLGDVVCKVHSSLDMTFSISSKMHLGLISVDRYWAICDPLRYKMRVTNNTVAVFSTFAWMFAFLYSFSIVFSGVNTIGLESFIMQVYCVGSCVLFFNKQWGLICSVLTFFLPVTTMSSVYMKILHVARKHEMVMSERAIVPAAGGLKSQSSAQREGKAAKTLAIVMGVFYLCWLPFFTATAVDPFINFATPVDVFDALVWFGYFNSTCNPLIYGFFYPRFQKAFKTLISTFICGSSTLILE; encoded by the coding sequence ATGACCTCAAATGAAACAGACATTTACTCTGAGAATGTGTTTCTCTGCTATCCACTCCTGCCAGACTCCTGTCCAAGAGCTCATCGTCTTACTGTCCTTAAAGTGGCAATGTATGCTTTCATGGTGCTGATGATCCTCGTAACAGTTTTTGGGAATCTGCTCATCGTAATCTCCATCTCTCACTTTAAACAGCTACAGTCTCCAACACATATGATCGTTCAATCTCTGGCAGCTTGTGATTGTCTGCTGGGCTCTTTGGTCATGCCGTACAGCATGGTGCGATCTGTTGAAGGCTGCTGGTATTTGGGAGATGTTGTGTGTAAAGTGCATTCTAGTTTAGACATGACCTTCAGCATTTCTTCTAAAATGCATCTCGGTTTAATATCTGTTGACAGGTACTGGGCCATTTGTGATCCTTTAAGGTACAAAATGAGGGTCACAAACAACACTGTGGCTGTATTTAGTACCTTCGCATGGATGTTTGCATTTCTCTACAGTTTTTCTATTGTGTTTTCAGGGGTGAACACAATTGGCTTGGAGTCGTTTATCATGCAGGTTTACTGTGTGGGAAGTTGTGTTCTGTTTTTTAACAAACAGTGGGGTCTTATTTGCTCAGTTCTCACATTCTTCCTTCCTGTGACGACCATGAGCTCTGTGTATATGAAAATCTTACATGTTGCAAGAAAACATGAGATGGTTATGTCAGAAAGAGCGATTGTGCCAGCAGCAGGAGGGTTGAAGAGCCAAAGCTCTGCTCAGAGAGAAGGAAAAGCAGCTAAAACTCTGGCCATTGTCATGGGTGTTTTTTATCTCTGCTGGCTGCCTTTTTTTACCGCCACTGCTGTTGATCCTTTTATCAACTTTGCGACTCCTGTTGATGTTTTTGATGCTTTGGTTTGGTTCGGATACTTTAACTCCACCTGTAACCCCTTGATCTATGGTTTTTTCTACCCTCGCTTTCAGAAGGCCTTCAAGACTCTCATATCCACTTTTATCTGTGGCTCAAGCACCTTGATACTTGAATGA
- the LOC137018568 gene encoding trace amine-associated receptor 4-like, with amino-acid sequence MTSNETDTENVFLCYPLRLDSCSKVQRFTVVKVAMYAFLMLMILTTVFGNLLIIISISHFKHLQSPTHMIVQSLAACDCLLGSLVMPYSMVRSVEGCWYLGDFVCKVHSSLDMTFCIASILHLSLISIDRYWAICDPLRYKMRVTNNTVTVFTTFTWLFSFVYSFYVVFSGVNTIGLESFIMQVYCVGNCILFFNKQWGLICPVLIFFLPGSIMASLYMKIFHVARKHAKVMSERVTVATAGGLKSQRSAHRERKAAKTLAIVIGVFLFCWLPFFIVNALDPFFNFFTPADIFDAVIWFAYFNSTCNPLIYGFFYPCFQNAFKILISTYICGIKDSNTLISE; translated from the coding sequence ATGACTTCAAATGAAACTGACACTGAGAATGTGTTTCTCTGCTATCCACTCCGGTTGGATTCCTGTTCAAAAGTACAACGTTTTACTGTAGTTAAAGTGGCAATGTATGCTTTCTTGATGCTGATGATCCTCACAACAGTTTTTGGGAATCTGCTGATCATCATCTCCATCTCTCACTTCAAACATCTACAGTCTCCAACTCACATGATCGTTCAATCTCTGGCAGCATGTGACTGTCTGCTGGGCTCTTTGGTCATGCCTTACAGCATGGTGCGATCTGTTGAAGGCTGCTGGTATTTGGGAGATTTTGTGTGTAAAGTGCATTCTAGTTTAGACATGACCTTCTGTATCGCTTCCATACTGCATCTCAGTTTAATATCTATTGACAGGTACTGGGCCATTTGTGATCCTTTAAGGTACAAAATGAGGGTCACAAACAACACTGTGACTGTATTTACTACCTTCACATGGCtgttttcatttgtgtacagcTTTTATGTTGTGTTTTCAGGGGTGAACACTATTGGCCTGGAGTCATTTATCATGCAGGTTTACTGTGTGGGAAATTGTATTCTGTTTTTTAACAAACAGTGGGGTCTTATATGTCCAGTTCTTATATTTTTCCTTCCTGGGTCAATCATGGCCTCTCTGTATATGAAAATCTTCCATGTTGCACGAAAACATGCAAAAGTTATGTCAGAAAGAGTGACTGTGGCTACAGCAGGAGGGTTAAAGAGCCAACGCTCtgcacacagagagagaaaagcaGCGAAAACTCTGGCCATTGTTATTGGTGTTTTTCTGTTTTGCTGGCTGCCTTTTTTCATTGTTAATGCTCTTGAcccttttttcaatttttttactCCAGCTGATATTTTTGATGCTGTAATTTGGTTTGCATATTTTAACTCCACTTGTAACCCCTTAATCTATGGATTTTTCTACCCTTGTTTTCAGAATGCATTTAAGATTCTTATATCCACTTATATCTGTGGCATCAAGGATTCAAACACCTTGATTTCTGAATGA
- the LOC137018567 gene encoding trace amine-associated receptor 4-like, which produces MTSNETDTENVLLCYPLLLDSCPKVQRLTVVKVAMYAFMVLMILITVFGNLLIIISIFHFKHLQSPTHLIVRSLAASDCLLGSFVMPYSMVRSVEGCWYLGDFVCKVHSSLDMTFCISSILHLSLISVDRYWAICDPLKYNMRVTNNIVTVFTTFTWLFSFVYSFSVVFSGVNAVGLEMLILQVYCVGNCILFFNKQWGIICPILTFFLPGSIMTSLYMKIFHVARKHAKVMSERVTVAATGVLKSQSSAHRERKAAKTLAIVMGVFLLCWLPIFTAAALNPFFKFLTPTDVFDALVWFAYFNSTCNPLIYGFFYPCFQNAFKILISIYICGIKDSDTLTFE; this is translated from the coding sequence ATGACTTCAAATGAAACTGACACTGAGAATGTGCTTCTCTGCTATCCACTCCTGCTGGACTCCTGTCCTAAAGTACAACGTCTTACTGTAGTTAAAGTGGCAATGTATGCTTTCATGGTGCTAATGATCCTCATAACAGTTTTTGGGAATCTGCTGATCATCATCTCCATCTTTCACTTCAAACATCTGCAGTCTCCAACTCATCTGATCGTTCGCTCTCTGGCTGCCAGTGACTGTCTGCTGGGCTCTTTTGTCATGCCGTACAGCATGGTGCGATCTGTTGAAGGCTGCTGGTATCTGGGAGATTTTGTGTGTAAAGTGCATTCTAGTTTAGACATGACCTTCTGTATCTCTTCCATACTGCATCTCAGTTTAATATCTGTTGACAGGTACTGGGCCATTTGTGATCCTCTAAAGTACAACATGAGGGTCACAAACAACATTGTGACTGTATTTACTACCTTCACATGGCtgttttcatttgtgtacagcTTTTCTGTTGTGTTCTCAGGAGTAAATGCAGTTGGACTAGAGATGCTTATATTGCAGGTTTACTGTGTGGGAAATTGTATTCTGTTTTTTAACAAACAGTGGGGTATTATATGTCCAATTCTCACATTCTTTCTTCCTGGGTCAATCATGACCTCTCTGTATATGAAAATCTTCCATGTtgcaagaaaacatgcaaaGGTTATGTCAGAAAGAGTGACTGTGGCAGCAACAGGAGTGTTAAAGAGCCAAAGTTCtgcacacagagagagaaaggcaGCAAAAACTCTGGCCATTGTCATGGGTGTTTTTTTGCTCTGCTGGCTGCCTATTTTTACTGCTGCTGCTCTCAATCcttttttcaaatttttaacCCCCACTGATGTCTTTGATGCTTTGGTTTGGTTTGCATATTTTAACTCTACTTGTAATCCTTTGATTTATGGATTTTTCTACCCTTGTTTTCAGAATGCATTTAAGATTCTTATATCCATCTATATCTGTGGCATCAAGGATTCAGACACATTGACTTTTGAATGA
- the LOC137018565 gene encoding trace amine-associated receptor 4-like, which produces MISNETDIYSENVFLCYPLLPDSCPRAHRLTVLKVAMYAFMVLMILTTVFGNLLIIISISHFKHLQSPTHMIVQSLAACDCLLGSLVMPYSMVRSVEGCWYLGDVVCKVHSSLDMTFSISSILHLSLIAIDRYWAICDPLRYKMRVTNSTVAVFIVFTWLFSFVYSFSVVFSGVNNIGLEELILQISCFGGCVLFFNKEWGLICALFVFLIPGTIMSSLYLSIFSVVKKHAKVLSEKVSVAPSVGGNCQTSSQRERKAAKTLAIVMGVFYLCWLPFFTATAIDPFLNFVTPGDVFDALVWFGYFNSTCNPLIYGFFYPRFQKAFKTLISTYICGINESHTLTFE; this is translated from the coding sequence ATGATTTCAAATGAAACAGACATTTACTCTGAGAATGTGTTTCTCTGCTATCCACTCCTGCCAGACTCCTGTCCAAGAGCTCATCGTCTTACTGTCCTTAAAGTGGCAATGTATGCTTTCATGGTGCTGATGATCCTCACAACAGTTTTTGGGAATCTGCTGATCATCATCTCCATCTCTCACTTCAAACATTTGCAGTCTCCAACTCACATGATCGTTCAGTCTCTGGCAGCTTGTGATTGTCTGCTGGGCTCTTTGGTCATGCCGTACAGCATGGTGCGATCTGTTGAAGGCTGCTGGTATCTGGGAGACGTTGTGTGTAAAGTGCATTCTAGTTTGGACATGACTTTCAGTATCTCTTCCATACTGCATCTCAGTTTAATAGCTATTGACAGGTACTGGGCCATTTGTGATCCTTTAAGGTATAAAATGAGAGTCACAAACAGCACTGTGgctgtatttattgtcttcacaTGGCTGTTTTCATTTGTATACAGCTTCTCTGTTGTGTTTTCAGGGGTAAACAACATTGGTTTGGAAGAACTCATATTGCAGATTTCATGTTTTGGTGGCTGTGTTCTATTTTTTAACAAAGAATGGGGCTTAATTTGTGCACTTTTTGTATTCCTAATCCCAGGAACTATCATGAGCTCTCTGTACTTGAGCATTTTCAGTGTTGTGAAAAAACATGCAAAGGTTCTGTCAGAGAAAGTGTCCGTTGCCCCCAGTGTAGGCGGTAATTGCCAAACCTCTtcacaaagagagagaaaagcaGCTAAAACTCTGGCCATTGTTATGGGTGTTTTTTATCTCTGCTGGCTGCCTTTTTTTACTGCCACTGCTATTGACCCTTTCCTTAATTTTGTGACTCCTGGTGATGTTTTTGATGCTTTAGTTTGGTTTGGATACTTTAACTCCACCTGTAACCCCTTGATCTATGGTTTCTTCTACCCTCgctttcagaaggcctttaagACTCTCATATCCACTTATATCTGTGGCATCAATGAGTCACACACCTTGACATTTGAATGA
- the taar12j gene encoding trace amine associated receptor 12j, translating to MTSNETDIYSENVFLCYPLLPDSCPRAHRLTVLKVAMYAFMVLMILITVFGNLLIIISIFHFKHLQSPTHLIVRSLAASDCLLGSLVMPYSMVRSVEGCWYLGDVVCKVHSSLDMTFSISSLIHLSLISVDRYWAICDPLRYKMRVTNNTVTVFTTFAWLFAFLYSFSIVFSGVNKIGLESFIMQVYCVGSCVLFFNKQWGLICSVLTFFLPGTIMTSLYMKIFHVARKHAKVMSERVTVVAAGGLKSQSSAQREGKAAKTLAIVMGVFYLCWLPFFTATAVDPFLNFVTPGDVFDALVWFGYFNSTCNPLIYGFFYPRFQKAFKILISSYLCGFNDSNTLILQ from the coding sequence ATGACCTCAAATGAAACAGACATTTACTCTGAGAATGTGTTTCTCTGCTATCCACTCCTGCCAGACTCCTGTCCAAGAGCTCATCGTCTTACTGTCCTTAAAGTGGCAATGTATGCTTTCATGGTGCTAATGATCCTCATAACAGTTTTTGGGAATCTGCTGATCATCATCTCCATCTTTCACTTCAAACATCTACAGTCTCCAACTCATCTGATTGTTCGTTCTTTGGCTGCCAGCGATTGTCTGCTGGGCTCTTTGGTCATGCCGTACAGCATGGTGCGATCTGTTGAAGGCTGCTGGTATCTGGGAGATGTTGTGTGTAAAGTGCATTCTAGTTTAGACATGACCTTCAGCATTTCTTCTTTGATACATCTTAGCTTAATATCTGTTGACAGGTACTGGGCCATTTGTGATCCTTTAAGGTACAAAATGAGGGTCACAAACAACACTGTGACTGTATTTACTACCTTCGCATGGCTGTTTGCATTTCTCTACAGTTTTTCTATTGTGTTTTCAGGGGTGAACAAAATAGGCTTGGAGTCGTTTATCATGCAGGTTTACTGTGTGGGAAGTTGTGTTCTGTTTTTTAACAAACAGTGGGGTCTTATTTGCTCAGTTCTCACATTCTTCCTTCCCGGAACGATCATGACCTCTCTGTATATGAAAATCTTCCATGTtgcaagaaaacatgcaaaGGTTATGTCAGAAAGAGTGACTGTTGTGGCAGCAGGAGGGTTGAAGAGCCAAAGTTCTGCACAAAGAGAAGGAAAAGCAGCTAAAACTCTGGCCATTGTTATGGGTGTTTTTTATCTCTGCTGGCTGCCTTTTTTTACTGCCACGGCTGTTGATCCTTTCCTCAATTTTGTGACTCCTGGTGATGTTTTTGATGCTTTAGTTTGGTTTGGATACTTTAACTCCACCTGTAACCCCTTGATCTATGGTTTTTTCTACCCTCgctttcagaaggcctttaagATTCTCATATCCTCTTATCTCTgtggattcaatgactcaaaCACCTTGATACTTCaatga